The DNA region GTTCCCTTTCGGTGCCGGATGGTCGCGTCGAAATCAGTTGGTCGCACCGCCCCGGTGACGACTTCACCTTCGATTGGCGCGAAAGCCAGGGGCCGGCAGTGACCGAGCCGACGCGGCGGGGTTTCGGCTCCCGGCTCACCGAGCGGATTGTTTCGGATCTCTTCAAGGGGCAGGCGAAGATCGACTTCGCCGTCGAAGGGGTCGCCTTCTCCCTGGTCGGCAAACTGCACCAGGCGGCAGATCTCGACCACTGACCGGGCGGCTTTCGATGTCTTGCGCTCTTGGCCTTGCAAGAGCCGAGACGGGAGACCGGATCACGGGCGCTTGACCCTTCGTCCCGCTCGTGGCACCAGACGGCCAAAGATTGTCAGTCCCTGCCGATGGATAGCCCGATGACTACGCTCCTTGCCCCGCACATGGACCCCAAGCGCTCCTTCCAGGCGCTGATCCTGACGTTGCATGCCTATTGGGCCGACAAGGGTTGCGCGGTTTTGCAACCCTACGACATGGAAGTCGGCGCCGGCACCTTCCATCCGGCAACCACGCTCCGCGCGCTCGGCCCCAAGCCCTGGCGTGCCGCTTATGTGCAGCCGTCCCGCCGTCCCTCGGATGGCCGCTATGGCGAAAACCCGAACCGCCTGCAGCACTATTATCAGTACCAGGTCATCCTGAAGCCGAACCCGTCCAACCTGCAGGAGCTCTATCTTGGCTCGCTGAAGGCGATTGGCCTCGACCCGCTTCTGCATGATATCCGTTTTGTGGAAGACGACTGGGAAAGCCCGACGCTCGGCGCCTGGGGTCTTGGCTGGGAATGCTGGTGCGACGGTATGGAAGTCTCGCAGTTCACTTACTTCCAGGCCGTCTGCGGCATCGACTGCTCGCCAGTGGCGGGCGAACTGACCTACGGCCTCGAGCGCCTCGCCATGTATGTCCAGGGCGTCGACAACGTCTACGATTTGAACTTCAACGGTCGAGAAGGCGAAGAGAAGATCTCCTATGGCGACGTCTTCCTGCAGGCCGAGCAGGAATATTCCCGCCACAACTTCGAATTCGCCAACACCGAGATGCTGCATCGCCATTTCATCGATGCCGAGAAGGAGTGCCAGGCGCTCCTCGCCGCAGGAGCCCCCTCGGACAGCGAAAACCAGCGCCTGCACAAATGCGTCTTCCCGGCCTACGACCAGTGCATCAAGGCCTCC from Rhizobium glycinendophyticum includes:
- a CDS encoding glycine--tRNA ligase subunit alpha, which encodes MDPKRSFQALILTLHAYWADKGCAVLQPYDMEVGAGTFHPATTLRALGPKPWRAAYVQPSRRPSDGRYGENPNRLQHYYQYQVILKPNPSNLQELYLGSLKAIGLDPLLHDIRFVEDDWESPTLGAWGLGWECWCDGMEVSQFTYFQAVCGIDCSPVAGELTYGLERLAMYVQGVDNVYDLNFNGREGEEKISYGDVFLQAEQEYSRHNFEFANTEMLHRHFIDAEKECQALLAAGAPSDSENQRLHKCVFPAYDQCIKASHIFNLLDARGVISVTERQAYIGRVRALAKSCGEAFLLTDAGGANFGRAA